The following proteins come from a genomic window of Iamia sp. SCSIO 61187:
- the hrpA gene encoding ATP-dependent RNA helicase HrpA, which produces MTDPPPPTVPSAAGPSEADLRDRIAGLGFHDRARLTDLLDGRAPRGGRGRRRRRGPRPAPARPEDLAAEVAAAEARLARRRESLPVPTYPPELPITERRDELLAAIADHQVVVVAGETGSGKSTQLPKLCLELGRGASGLIGHTQPRRVAARAVAERVAEELGTELGQAVGYTVRFTDRVGDDTHVKVMTDGILLAEVQRDRLLSRYDTLIVDEAHERSLNVDFLLGYLHQLLPQRPDLKLIITSATIDTARFAAHFGGAPIIEVSGRTYPVEVRYRPYGELVAAEEGDDVIDDDRDQTEAVVDAVDELAREGPGDILVFLSGEREIRDTADALEAVGRPDTEILPLYARLSAAEQHRVFTPHRGRRVVLATNVAETSLTVPGVRYVVDAGTARISRYSHRLKVQRLPIEEVSQASANQRAGRCGRVAPGICIRLYSEEDYAARPEFTDPEILRTNLASVILQMANLGLGDVAAFPFLDPPEARSVRDGVALLEELGAFHPGHSAGASPAVQPGAPANARRLTPIGRRLVRLPIDPRLGRMILESERQGCVREVLVIAAALSIQDPRERPLEKRGEADEMHRRFAVPGSDLLALVALWDHLEERRRVLTSNRFRRECKAEFLNHLRVREWRDLHRQLERAAAPLGIVPGREEATPDQVHRAVLAGLLSQIGMRDRETREFRGARGARFQIAADSALARKPPAWVMAAELVETNRLWARGVAGIRPEWAEDLAGPLAKRSHDDVRWDERSGRAVATERVMLYGLPIVPGRTIGYDRVDREHARELFIDHALVRREWETRHRFVDANEAFLDEARALGDRLRRADLFDHDETLLRFYDGRVGDEVVSGRHFDSWWKAARRDDPDLLTLTLADLVGDDPDVDVAAHPDVWHQGDLALPITYRFDPDDDLDGATVHIPLAVLDRVEPWDFDWQIPGYRKDLARALVATLPKAVRRDLPPLAATAEEAADRLRFEARPMVEALADVLRELTGVRVAPTDLDVRQVPPHLRLTFAVDDGGTTLAFGKDLDAVRRLVASRVRRAVAAAVALAHPGLERSGLTAWPGGDLPRVVRADASPDVAADNVVEGYPALVDEGDAVAVRVLSRPDAAERAMAAGIRRLVLLAVPVGVRGLEREIPDAVRRALVVLPDITVGALLRDVITASATATVADHGGATWTEAGFATVVAGARADLRTTASRTLRDAGRVLEAAAEVVPALDRLTAPTLTASVDDARAHLARLVRPGFVATAGTARLPDVVRYVQGIGARLAKLPEAPGRDASHVVEVVALERSYQQLLGALTATQVTARVVAAGWMLEELRVSLFAQALGTKVAVSPRRVASELEALWSGDLD; this is translated from the coding sequence GTGACCGACCCCCCGCCGCCGACCGTGCCGTCCGCCGCCGGACCGAGCGAGGCGGACCTGCGGGACCGCATCGCCGGCCTCGGGTTCCACGACCGGGCCCGGCTCACCGACCTGCTCGACGGTCGCGCCCCCCGGGGCGGGCGGGGCCGTCGCCGGCGACGGGGCCCGAGGCCGGCACCGGCCCGGCCCGAGGACCTGGCCGCCGAGGTGGCGGCGGCCGAGGCCCGCCTGGCCCGCCGGCGCGAGAGCCTCCCGGTCCCGACCTACCCGCCCGAGCTCCCCATCACCGAGCGGCGCGACGAGCTGCTGGCCGCCATCGCCGACCACCAGGTGGTCGTTGTGGCCGGCGAGACCGGCTCGGGGAAGAGCACCCAGCTGCCCAAGCTGTGCCTGGAGCTGGGGCGGGGCGCGTCGGGCCTGATCGGCCACACCCAGCCCCGCCGGGTGGCGGCCCGGGCCGTGGCCGAGCGGGTGGCCGAGGAGCTGGGCACCGAGCTGGGCCAGGCCGTCGGCTACACGGTCCGCTTCACCGACCGGGTGGGCGACGACACCCACGTGAAGGTGATGACCGACGGCATCCTGCTGGCCGAGGTCCAGCGGGACCGGCTGCTCAGCCGGTACGACACCCTGATCGTCGACGAGGCCCACGAGCGCAGCCTCAACGTCGACTTCCTGCTCGGCTACCTCCACCAGCTGCTCCCGCAGCGCCCGGACCTCAAGCTGATCATCACCTCGGCGACGATCGACACCGCCCGGTTCGCGGCGCACTTCGGCGGCGCCCCGATCATCGAGGTGTCGGGCCGGACCTACCCGGTCGAGGTCCGGTACCGGCCCTACGGCGAGCTGGTGGCGGCCGAGGAGGGCGACGACGTCATCGACGACGACCGCGACCAGACCGAGGCCGTCGTCGACGCCGTCGACGAGCTGGCCCGCGAGGGGCCGGGCGACATCCTCGTGTTCCTCAGCGGCGAGCGGGAGATCCGCGACACCGCCGACGCCCTGGAGGCGGTGGGCCGGCCCGACACCGAGATCCTCCCCCTCTACGCCCGCCTGTCCGCGGCCGAGCAGCACCGGGTCTTCACCCCCCACCGGGGCCGCCGGGTGGTGCTGGCCACCAACGTGGCCGAGACCTCGCTGACGGTCCCGGGCGTGCGCTACGTCGTCGACGCCGGCACCGCCCGCATCTCCCGCTACAGCCACCGCCTCAAGGTCCAGCGCCTCCCCATCGAGGAGGTCAGCCAGGCCTCGGCGAACCAGCGGGCCGGGCGCTGCGGGCGCGTCGCCCCCGGGATCTGCATCCGCCTCTACTCCGAGGAGGACTACGCGGCCCGGCCGGAGTTCACCGATCCCGAGATCCTGCGGACCAACCTGGCCTCGGTCATCCTCCAGATGGCCAACCTGGGTCTGGGCGACGTCGCCGCCTTCCCCTTCCTGGATCCGCCCGAGGCCCGCTCGGTCCGCGACGGCGTCGCCCTCCTTGAGGAGCTCGGGGCGTTCCACCCGGGCCACTCGGCTGGCGCCTCGCCGGCCGTGCAGCCGGGGGCGCCGGCGAACGCCCGCCGCCTCACACCCATCGGCCGACGCCTGGTCCGGTTGCCGATCGACCCCCGCCTGGGCCGCATGATCCTGGAGTCCGAGCGCCAGGGGTGCGTGCGCGAGGTCCTCGTCATCGCCGCCGCCCTGTCGATCCAGGACCCTCGGGAGCGGCCGCTCGAGAAGCGGGGCGAGGCCGACGAGATGCACCGCCGCTTCGCCGTGCCCGGGTCGGACCTCCTGGCCCTCGTCGCCCTGTGGGACCACCTCGAGGAGCGTCGCCGGGTGCTGACGTCCAACCGCTTCCGGCGCGAGTGCAAGGCCGAGTTCCTCAACCACCTGCGGGTCCGGGAGTGGCGCGACCTCCACCGCCAGCTGGAGCGGGCCGCCGCCCCCCTGGGCATCGTCCCCGGGCGCGAGGAGGCCACGCCCGACCAGGTGCACCGGGCCGTCCTCGCCGGGCTGCTGTCGCAGATCGGGATGCGCGACCGCGAGACGCGCGAGTTCCGCGGCGCCCGGGGGGCGCGCTTCCAGATCGCCGCCGACTCGGCGCTGGCCCGGAAGCCACCGGCGTGGGTCATGGCGGCCGAGCTGGTCGAGACCAACCGGCTGTGGGCGCGGGGCGTGGCCGGGATCCGTCCCGAGTGGGCCGAGGACCTCGCCGGGCCTCTCGCCAAGCGGTCCCACGACGACGTCCGCTGGGACGAGCGCAGCGGCCGGGCGGTGGCCACCGAGCGGGTGATGCTCTACGGGCTGCCCATCGTCCCCGGTCGCACCATCGGCTACGACCGCGTCGACCGCGAGCACGCCCGCGAGCTGTTCATCGACCACGCCCTGGTCCGGCGGGAGTGGGAGACGCGCCACCGCTTCGTCGACGCCAACGAGGCCTTCCTCGACGAGGCCCGGGCCCTGGGCGACCGGCTGCGACGGGCCGACCTGTTCGACCACGACGAGACGCTCCTGCGGTTCTACGACGGGCGGGTCGGCGACGAGGTGGTGTCGGGCCGCCACTTCGACAGCTGGTGGAAGGCCGCCCGGCGCGACGACCCCGACCTGCTCACCCTCACCCTCGCCGACCTGGTCGGCGACGACCCCGACGTGGACGTGGCCGCCCACCCGGACGTGTGGCACCAGGGCGACCTGGCCCTGCCGATCACCTACCGCTTCGACCCCGACGACGACCTCGACGGCGCCACCGTCCACATCCCCCTCGCCGTGCTCGACCGGGTCGAGCCGTGGGACTTCGACTGGCAGATCCCCGGCTACCGCAAGGACCTGGCCCGGGCCCTCGTCGCCACCCTGCCCAAGGCCGTGCGCCGGGACCTGCCCCCGCTTGCCGCCACCGCCGAGGAGGCGGCCGACCGGCTGCGGTTCGAGGCGCGGCCGATGGTCGAGGCCCTGGCCGACGTGTTGCGCGAGCTCACCGGGGTCCGGGTCGCCCCGACCGACCTCGACGTGCGCCAGGTCCCACCCCACCTGCGCCTCACCTTCGCGGTGGACGACGGGGGGACCACGCTGGCGTTCGGCAAGGACCTCGACGCCGTCCGGCGCCTGGTGGCGTCCCGGGTCCGGCGGGCCGTCGCCGCCGCGGTCGCGCTGGCGCACCCGGGCCTGGAGCGCTCCGGGCTGACGGCCTGGCCCGGCGGTGACCTGCCCCGCGTCGTCCGCGCCGACGCCTCCCCCGACGTCGCCGCCGACAACGTGGTCGAGGGCTACCCGGCCCTGGTCGACGAGGGCGACGCCGTCGCCGTCCGCGTGCTGTCCCGGCCCGACGCCGCCGAGCGGGCCATGGCCGCGGGCATCCGCCGGCTGGTCCTGCTGGCCGTGCCCGTCGGTGTGCGGGGCCTGGAGCGGGAGATCCCCGACGCCGTCCGCCGGGCCCTCGTCGTCCTCCCCGACATCACCGTCGGCGCCCTGCTCCGCGACGTCATCACCGCGTCGGCCACGGCGACGGTGGCCGACCACGGCGGGGCGACGTGGACCGAGGCCGGGTTCGCGACCGTCGTCGCCGGCGCCCGGGCCGACCTCCGCACCACCGCGTCCCGGACGCTGCGGGACGCCGGCCGGGTCCTCGAGGCGGCGGCCGAGGTGGTGCCGGCGCTCGACCGCCTGACCGCCCCCACGCTCACCGCCTCGGTGGACGACGCCCGGGCGCACCTGGCCCGCCTCGTGCGCCCCGGCTTCGTCGCCACCGCCGGGACGGCCCGGCTGCCCGACGTGGTCCGCTACGTCCAGGGCATCGGCGCCCGCCTGGCCAAGCTGCCCGAGGCACCGGGCCGGGACGCGTCCCACGTCGTCGAGGTGGTGGCCCTGGAGCGCTCGTACCAGCAGCTGCTGGGCGCCCTCACCGCGACGCAGGTGACGGCCCGGGTGGTGGCCGCCGGCTGGATGCTCGAGGAGCTGCGGGTCAGCCTCTTCGCCCAGGCCCTCGGCACCAAGGTGGCGGTCAGCCCCCGCCGGGTGGCGTCGGAGCTCGAGGCCCTCTGGTCCGGCGACCTCGACTGA
- a CDS encoding SRPBCC family protein, giving the protein MALAPVETDRTALVAVDGARLWAVLEDVAAYPGFWPWLRSFDGAELRPGAVWRGVIVVAGPLRLSIDVHLDAIATGQCVAARIAGDLSGWARIDVAPHADGATLRLTAALHPERRDLRALTRWARPVAQASHDRVISRAVAQLADHVAAPPV; this is encoded by the coding sequence GTGGCGCTCGCACCGGTGGAGACGGACCGAACCGCCCTGGTCGCCGTCGACGGGGCCCGGCTGTGGGCGGTGCTGGAGGACGTCGCCGCCTACCCGGGGTTCTGGCCGTGGCTGCGGTCGTTCGACGGGGCCGAGCTCCGCCCTGGTGCCGTCTGGCGGGGCGTGATCGTGGTGGCCGGACCGCTGCGGCTGTCCATCGACGTCCACCTCGATGCCATCGCGACCGGTCAGTGCGTGGCCGCCCGCATCGCCGGGGACCTCTCGGGATGGGCCCGCATCGACGTGGCCCCGCACGCCGACGGCGCCACCCTCCGCCTCACCGCCGCCCTCCACCCCGAGCGACGGGACCTCCGGGCCCTCACCCGATGGGCCCGTCCCGTCGCCCAGGCCAGCCACGACCGGGTGATCTCCCGGGCCGTCGCCCAGCTCGCCGACCACGTGGCCGCCCCGCCGGTCTGA
- a CDS encoding N,N-dimethylformamidase beta subunit family domain-containing protein, translating into MTEAAADLEVEAEGAVGVMAYCWPLSVGAGAAGEVGLHVSSPVPQVHVEVARVGATRDVVWSGEVAAGDHLLPPEADLVGCDWPVAATIPVDPAWRSGFYDVVVQPVGVVGSPHNRAFFVVRPADDPATRAPILVALSTNTWNAYNDVGGGNTYTGNVTASFRRPLARGLLHKPGGAGRRVPVLDPPDVGMHTHVTYLLENALTQWAGSSGWPNYEAPFLAWAEEAGYDVDVCTNADLERPDALDGHRLLLSVGHDEYWSWPMRDTVEAFVEGGGNVAFLSGNTSWWQVRLEGEDGDTMAAYKQRFEEDPVLGTDREHLLTSIWPDTLIGRPENHMTGVSFARGGYHRIGRRSPMGAGAYTVVRPEHWLLAGTELEYGDLLGAAGTAVGYECDGCAMAIGPDGRPVPTGEDGTPADFEIVAVAPAAPFDRRTAVRPVPDDELSEAEFHAWRVLGSHDAATTERLAYGSAVLGTYTRGGTVVTVGCTEWAAALADGDPQVETVTRTILDRLG; encoded by the coding sequence GTGACTGAGGCAGCTGCGGATCTGGAGGTCGAGGCCGAGGGGGCGGTGGGGGTGATGGCGTACTGCTGGCCGCTGTCGGTGGGAGCGGGCGCCGCCGGCGAGGTCGGGCTGCACGTGTCGTCGCCGGTGCCGCAGGTGCACGTCGAGGTGGCCCGGGTCGGGGCGACCCGGGACGTCGTCTGGTCGGGCGAGGTGGCCGCCGGCGACCACCTCCTGCCGCCCGAGGCCGACCTGGTGGGGTGCGACTGGCCGGTGGCCGCCACCATCCCGGTCGACCCGGCCTGGCGGTCCGGGTTCTACGACGTGGTGGTGCAGCCGGTCGGGGTGGTCGGGTCGCCCCACAACCGGGCCTTCTTCGTGGTCCGCCCGGCCGACGACCCGGCGACCCGGGCGCCGATCCTCGTCGCCCTCAGCACCAACACGTGGAACGCCTACAACGACGTCGGGGGCGGCAACACCTACACCGGCAACGTCACCGCCTCGTTCCGGCGGCCGCTGGCCCGCGGCCTGCTCCACAAGCCGGGCGGGGCCGGGCGCCGGGTCCCCGTGCTGGACCCGCCCGATGTCGGCATGCACACCCACGTCACGTACCTGCTCGAGAACGCCCTGACCCAGTGGGCCGGCTCCTCGGGGTGGCCGAACTACGAGGCCCCGTTCCTGGCCTGGGCCGAGGAGGCCGGCTACGACGTCGACGTCTGCACCAACGCCGACCTGGAGCGGCCCGACGCCCTCGACGGCCACCGCCTGCTGCTCAGCGTGGGCCACGACGAGTACTGGTCGTGGCCCATGCGGGACACGGTCGAGGCCTTCGTCGAGGGCGGCGGCAACGTGGCCTTCCTGTCGGGCAACACGTCGTGGTGGCAGGTGCGGCTGGAGGGCGAGGACGGCGACACCATGGCCGCCTACAAGCAGCGCTTCGAGGAGGACCCGGTGCTCGGCACCGACCGGGAGCACCTCCTCACCTCCATCTGGCCCGACACCCTGATCGGTCGGCCCGAGAACCACATGACCGGGGTGAGCTTCGCCCGGGGCGGCTACCACCGGATCGGCAGGCGGTCCCCGATGGGTGCGGGCGCCTACACCGTCGTGCGGCCCGAGCACTGGCTGCTGGCGGGCACCGAGCTCGAGTACGGCGACCTCCTCGGCGCGGCCGGCACCGCCGTCGGCTACGAGTGCGACGGCTGCGCCATGGCCATCGGCCCCGACGGGCGGCCCGTGCCAACCGGGGAGGACGGCACGCCGGCCGACTTCGAGATCGTGGCCGTGGCGCCGGCCGCCCCCTTCGACCGGCGGACCGCGGTGCGCCCGGTCCCCGACGACGAGCTCTCCGAGGCCGAGTTCCACGCCTGGCGGGTCCTCGGCTCCCACGACGCCGCGACCACCGAGCGCCTGGCCTACGGGTCGGCCGTCCTCGGCACCTACACCCGGGGCGGCACCGTCGTCACCGTCGGCTGCACCGAGTGGGCCGCCGCCCTGGCCGACGGCGACCCCCAGGTCGAGACCGTCACCCGCACCATCCTCGACCGCCTGGGCTAG